The DNA sequence TTAATCCTGATTTGGCGTTAGTGATCTATATAATTCTCATGATCGTGGGATTCCTTGGAATTTATTCTCTGTTCTCAATGGAGAGGTTTGCACTGAAGCCTCCGACAAACAATGACATTAATCAAGATCTAGGATCCGATCATCAGGAGATTAAAAAAGAGCGAAGCCCGAGAGCAAATAATGTACCGAGAATAGACTTATTTGTGAGAAGCTCGTGTCCAAATTGTGGAAATACCAGTTTTCATGTTCTCAAAGACATGACCCTGAAGTGTTCGAAATGTGAATATGAATTGGGCAAAGAGGCAATGGGACCTCCCAATATATCAATAGAGTACAGGAGAAACCTTGGAATTTGAGTTTGATCGGAGAGTTCCTACTAATAAATGCTTAGCCGCACGAACTTATGCCCATATAGTTTTCCCTTTAGCTTAAGTAATTTATATGGCGTGAATATCAAGAATGGCAAAACAAACGGATAGGTGGCAGAGCGGTCATGCGTGGGACTGCAGATCCCATCTAATAGGGTTCAACTCCCTACCTATCCTTTTAATTAAATAAACGGATACTTTTTATGTTTGTTTGGATTATTACAGAGGGTAGCCCAGAGTTTAATCTACAATTGAAGAGATGGTATGAAAATCTAAAGGCACATTCAGTAATCACAGCAGAGACTTATTTTAGGCACTTACTCTTATGGTGCGATAGGGATAACACCAATCCTATGGAACTTCTGGAACTTGCAAGACGTGAAGATTTCAGATATAAAATAATGGACGTTATAAGGGAAATGGAAAAGGAAGGCAAGGCAGGGTCATATATTTCGTATGCTGAAAAGCCCGTAATTTCTTGGCTTAGATTTAATGGAATTAATGTTAAGCTAAACATCAACATCAAGAACGAAAATCGTAATTTAAGGTCAGAGAATGAGAGAGTGCCAAGCAAGGAAGACTTGGGAAAGATATTAAGGATGGCTACCGCAAGAGCGAGGGTATCGGCTTCATTAATGGCGTATTCAGGTCTAAGACCAGAAACATTAGGAGATTATGAGGGGACAGATTGCCTTAAACTTTCAGACATAGAAGGAGTTAAACTATCAACCACAGGAGTAGAATTTGAGAAAATTCCAGCAAAGATTAGAGTAAGGAGCAATCTGTCTAAGGCAAGGAATGAGTATTTTACATTTCTGAGCAAGGAAGGATTGGATTACTTAACAGAGTATTTGGGCAAGAGGGTATTGGAAGGAGAAAAACTAACGTTTAATTCCCCTATTCTGCAATTAGACCCAAAGGGAGAGAAAAAAAGAGGACAGGAGCGAAATGAACACCTAAGAACAGCGTTGGTAGCAAGAGACATTAAGAAGGCTATTGTTAATGCTGGTTTTGATTGGAGACCCTATGTATTGCGAGCTTATTTCCCCTTGGAGGCAGTTCATAATGGGTCATAAGGGAGACATTGAGGCGAGATACAGCACGAACAAGAGGCTACCGCCAGATATGATAGAGGAAATGCGAGAGAGTTATCGGAAGTGTTTGAAATTCCTTGAAACCAGAATATCCGAGGTATCGGAGGACAACGCCAAGCTATTCTTACAGCAACAGCTCTTATCGGCAGTGGGCTACAAGCAGGAAGAGATAGACAAGATAGACCTTACAAATGTGAGCAACGAGGACTTTCAGCAGTTGTTAAGGGACAAGGTAGCGGGAGCGATGAGCGACAACGGAGCGAAGCAGAAGGTCATACCCGTAAGCGACATAGAGCAGTATATTAGCGATGGATACGATTTTGAGGCAGTATTGCCTAACGGCAAGGCAGTTATGAGGTTGAGGTTCTAGAATGGCCCCTTAACCAATCATAATCAAACCACAATACATATCGCCTTCTCTGTCTTTTTTGACTTCCTTCTATTATTTTCATCAATAACGTAAGGTCTCTTTCCTCCGTGAAATCAAGCATTCCTTTTCTAACGGGCTTTCCATATTCCGCATTTGACTTTTCCATAAATGTGTCTCGTATTTCATCAAAAAGAAGAAGTGGCGGATTACTGAAATCTACTAAGACTCCATTTTTTATTAGCTCGTCAATATGTCTTATGGTGGTTTTCTGATTCATCTTTCTTTTTAGAAGGGTAGTAAGCTGGTATTGAGTTAGAAATGTATCTTTCGATGATAGAACATTGATTATTTCTTCGCAGTAAGCACAAGGATAATATTCAATATGGCTATTATATTCACTCATCGTAATAGTTATGGTATTAACCCTATTTATTCTTTCATTCAATTAGAAGTTAGATAAGAATGAATGACACAGGTAATACACGGGTTAATCGGGTAAATATACAGATACCCAAGAACCGCTTCGCTATGAAATTCCCTAATTCAGCCATTCTTCAAATCATACTTTCTATGCCTAACGAAGTGGAAGGCGAGGAACTAATCGGTGCGGTGGGCGTTTGGCTCAATATTCTGGATATAGAAAGGGCTAAATATATTGGAAGAGGTAAATAATTATGACAATTAATAAACCGCCTATGCGAAAAGCTGGGCATAGTAAATTGACATTTTTTGCGGTAGTGATGGGTATTTTGGTATTTATTTTCCTATATTCCTTTGTTTTAATTGGAATTGACTTAATTATAAGTATTGTTGTCATTTTCCTGACTTTTGGCGTTTTGGAATTGACTAATACTAAAAATGACGTGCTAGATGAAAACCTATTCTGTATTATTGCCGAAGCAAAAGAGGAAGATAAGGCAAACACTCAAGGTAAGCTGTGGAGGGAAAACCAGAGGTTTAGGACTTATGTTAGGAAAGTGGATATTGTTGACTATATCCAACAAAAGAGGAATACGAATATTGCCCTTATTGGCGGTGCAGGAAGCGGAAAAACCACGCTTTCATATTTTCTTATTCAAGAATTCAAAGCTAAGAAAAAACTTATAATTCAATATAAAAACACAGACCGATATAGTGAATTGAATATACCGACCCTGCGAATTAGCGAGGCAATTCCTAACGTTTTTGTGGACATAAAAACTTTCGTTGAAGTGTTTTTAGTGGCTTTTCATATTGCAGAGGGTAAGACAGGCATTCAGGCGGGACAAATCCCAGCATTAGTTGAAAGCATCGCAAAGGAAAGCCACTCGTGGACGGAGTTCAGGGATAAGGCGTTTGAGCAAATGAACACGGAAAAAGACGGGAACACGAAGGCCTCTTTGCAGTCCATTCTAAATAATGTGAATTCCGTATTTTCCGAGAAAATGATAAATTATCCTATTCCTGAGGAAGCGGTTTTAGATTTTGAAGGGCTGACAGAAACGCAATTTGTTTTTTATGGGGAATATATTTTAAGGCAATTATTCCAAGAGATACTAACGAAAAGGAGGTTAAACACTATGTTTTTTATTGACGAAGCGAGTTTGTTCCTGAAAACAAAAGACGGATTTCGCAAGGATACCATAATACCGCATATGTCCCGATTAATCCGCTCCACAGGGTCTATGCTTCTGGCTACGCAGGAGTTAGACGATTTAGGCGATGTAGTGCAGGGCAACACAGCCACGATATTTAGCAGTAAACAGCTTGGTGAGAGAAGTCTTAACAGAATTAAAGCAATTAATTTGCTTTTGCATTGGATAATTACAAGACTGATGAGTCATGAGTTTGTAGATATTGCAACTGACAATTTAGATGATATCTATATTTATACTTTGAAAAACCCGAAGCCTGAATTTTATCCCGTGAATGAATTAAGGATAAAAGGGGACAAAGCCGTTGAAACAGACAATAACAAGTTTGAGAACGTTAAGTACGAGGACAAAATCATAAATTCTCTAAATGGTGCGTTGAATATTCAGGAAATAGCCAAAGCGTTAAGTCGGACCAAGGATAAAGAGGAAATTGCTAAGGTCAAACTTAAAATTAAAAGTGTCCTTAAAAAAATGATGACCAATTCTGAAATAATCGCTGAACGAACAGCTAATGTAAAGTTCAGGAATGGGCAGGCGTATGTTGTTGAGGAAGTTGTTTATTGCAGAAAAGGGTCTTATCCAAGTGATTATCATACTTATCTGGTTAATGCGTGTGCCGAAATCCTAAAACAGAAAGGCATAGTCTACGAGGTGAAACCTGACGGGATAAGTAGTGCTGATATTGAGACCAAGAAGGCAGTATATGAAATTGAGACAGGTTTTAAAAATTCCATAGCGGATTTGGAAGGAAGGATAAATGCGTATCAGAAGCAGGGGAAAGAAGTCTTAATTATAGTCCCTAATGACTTAATCAAGCCGAAATACGAGAACAAATATCCGACAATCAAGATTCTAACTTTAGTAGATTTGTGGGCTGGAATGCAGGAGGAGGTATAATGAAAGTTTGGAAACAGGTAGGTGTGTTTTTGGTGTCGTGGTGGATAATAGGTGCTATTCTTTCTCTATTAATAGGCTGGATAGCGGGACTTATTGGTATAATGTGTGCAGTATTCATCGTAATGCGATTTAGAAGGAAATATCCGAATGTGCAGAAGCAGATAGATAGACGGGAAACGAAACAAGGAAATGACAACGTGAAAGAAATCAAAAGACAGTATATCGCTGAACATGGAAAGAAAGCGTGGAGAAGAGAAGGAAAGCCTAATTTAAAAAGAGCATTGAAAACAGAAGTGAAGTGGCTTAAACAGAATTGGAAAATCCAGCAAAAAGATATAAAAGAGCAAGAAAAAGCGAGGCAACGGGCATTATGGGAGAATGGAAAGGCACACGCAAGAGATAGCAGAAAATATTTAACTTATACTCAAAAACTCAAGCTTAACTCTATGACATACACGCATACCCCTGACGAAATAGAGAAAATAGCACAGGACTGGATTGCTGAAAACAAGGCAAAGGAGGGGAAATAAAATGAAAGAGAGCAAAAAAAAGAACTGGTGGAAAAGTCTTACACCACAGGAACAGGAAAACCAGAAAAACGTTAAAAAGTTGTTCCATAGACCCTTTTTTCAAAGGAGGAGGGAAGATAAGCAGATGAGAAATGCACAAGCATACGCAGAGAAGCAGTTAGCGGATTTTCATACGCACCTTGATAATTTAGAAAACTATGCGAATGAGATAAGGATGTGGTTTCCCCGATTGAAGACGCGGTTAATCGGTTATCTTATTACGCAGGAGGCTGAAGAACTGAAAACAGAAGAAATATTCGCCGATGAAGGCGGGGGAGGTGAAGAAAAATGAATAATGAATTTGAAATTGAGCCTATTTCTGTAAAAAAGAACGTTATCGTTAGGCGCAGGGATAGAAATGCTCTTAATGACGTTCTGGAAGATAGCGGTATCGTGGAAGTCAGTCAAAAGGTATATGCCGATGCCTTCAACTATGCGAGGGAAACAGGCAGAGACGTAGTTGTGCAGGGAGCTAAAATACAGATAACAATTGCTGAAACAGGCAGATTCCGCAAACACAAGGAAATACAGGTAGCTTTTGAAATGCCAAGTATACGGTTGTAATTTTTATGACCTTACTTTTTTTTGCATTTCTGATAACTATGGTATTCTATGGTTTTATTTTTTTGAAGGTTTTAAGAGACAAGATAATAGAGAGAAGAGAAACCCGCAAGCACAAGGGAAAAATAGCAAAGAGGAGGGAAGCGGTATATACAATAGAAATGCCAGATGTAATTATTAAACCGAAAAGGTAGTTATTTATATCTTTTCTTGCAAATATTATTAGGGATTATGTGAGGAACAGGGATTTAATTATTGTTGAGGAAGCAGACACTAAAATATGCGTCATCTGTGGTAAGACGATATACGAATGGGAACACATTGAGCATATCATACCCTATATCAATGTGCATAAATCCTGCGGGAAATCCATTAAAATACGAAGAAAGTTGAAGGTAAAAAGGCGTAGAGAATGATAACAAAAATAAAAAACGAAAATGCGAACATAACAGAAGCAGGATTGCGGGAAATCTTATCAGGCAAAGTAGAAGTAATGGAAATATACACAGCGTAATAAGTATTGTCGTATACTTTAAATATTCTGACACCTTATGAAATTATGAAAAAGCTTGTGATAACTAATGCAAAAGAGATGTCTATAGCAATACGGAACGAGATATCCCGTTCAGAGGAATCAAGGTATGATCACCGGTTGCATGGCATACTTCTCGTCAGCGAAGGAATGAACTGTTATGACGCGGGAAGCATACTTGGTGAGAACCCCAAAACAATGGAAAGGTGGGTAAACGGATTCAACGAGAAGGGTTTTAATGCCCTCATGGAGGGGAAAAGACACGGAAGACCATCAAGGCTCACACCTCAGCAGATGGATGTAATAAACAACGACCTGAGAAAAGGACCCGGA is a window from the Thermoplasmatales archaeon genome containing:
- a CDS encoding winged helix-turn-helix domain-containing protein — encoded protein: MKKLVITNAKEMSIAIRNEISRSEESRYDHRLHGILLVSEGMNCYDAGSILGENPKTMERWVNGFNEKGFNALMEGKRHGRPSRLTPQQMDVINNDLRKGPGEFGYEQNLWDGKLLMHHISEKFHVKVSVRTCQLIFHRLKFRRRKPRSVISKGDPVKQDAFKKTL